One window of Aspergillus oryzae RIB40 DNA, chromosome 3 genomic DNA carries:
- a CDS encoding uncharacterized protein (carboxylesterase type B): MDMKTAVRKETTKLYNFSNIRYAAPPLGNLRFRAPLPPKVNRTKVQTGTVGRICPQATPIWSRYIMPQFLTSYFTNATFSASLDVSSYPVPLIQDPRISEDCLFLDVVVPQKVFDRAQGETPVPKESLAPVIVYFYGGGYVLGDKGGVDPSGLIQRSQQQGKDGVIYVALNYRLGAFGWLAGHTVSRKGTPNAALHDQRLGLTWVAQNIHLFGGDADRVTVMGVSAGSGSILHQLTAYKGLQGPSLFQQAILQSPSWEPNYDTDKQERTFRQYLKLLNVSTIEEARQLPSEKLIAANTHQVSSSPYGTFTYGPVVDGVFVAGLPGKLLLRGEFDHSVRILNGHTLNEALMYTPPSSFQERGLLALMDEHFFDLSEDMKETIVNVLYPPILDGKYGYLGWVERVSSALSDICFQCNSYHLNHAYSNSTYTYVFSIPPAMHWMDHPYSFYIKGGKPLVENPLFQVTNETVAFILQDYVTSFVQTGKPTSSLAPALEICGPESRVVSIGSNNITRMRDPACNARCVYWQTAFAYSRDDL; this comes from the exons atggacatgAAGACCGCAGTCAGGAAG GAGACTACTAAACTCTACAACTTTAGTAACATCAGATACGCAGCTCCACCTCTAGGAAACCTACGGTTTCGAGCCCCGTTGCCGCCTAAGGTGAACCGCACTAAAGTCCAGACAGGGACAGTAGGTAGAATTTGCCCACAAGCTACGCCGATATGGAGCAGATATATTATGCCGCAGTTTTTGACAAGCTACTTCACAAACGCAACGTTTAGCGCTTCCCTCGATGTCTCCTCCTACCCTGTCCCACTCATCCAGGACCCCAGAATCTCGGAAGAttgtcttttccttgatGTTGTGGTTCCACAGAAAGTATTTGACCGAGCTCAGGGCGAAACCCCGGTACCTAAAGAAAGTTTGGCTCCGGTCATCGTTTATTTCTATGGCGGAGGGTATGTTCTAGGCGATaagggtggtgttgatccATCTGGTCTCATTCAACGAAGTCAACAGCAGGGGAAGGACGGGGTCATATATGTGGCTCTGAACTACAGG CTCGGTGCATTTGGCTGGCTTGCTGGTCACACAGTATCCCGCAAAGGAACCCCCAACGCCGCACTTCATGACCAACGACTCGGCTTGACCTGGGTAGCTCAGAATATTCATCTGTTCGGAGGTGATGCCGACCGAGTCACTGTCATGGGCGTATCTGCTGGATCAGGGTCCATCCTTCATCAACTCACTGCGTACAAAGGGCTCCAGGGACCTTCCCTATTCCAACAGGCCATCCTACAAAGCCCCTCCTGGGAGCCGAACTATGACACAGACAAGCAGGAACGGACATTTCGTCAATAtctcaagctcctcaacgTCAGCACCATCGAAGAGGCTCGCCAGTTACCTTCCGAAAAACTCATTGCTGCCAACACCCATCAGGTTTCAAGCTCACCCTACGGAACATTCACTTACGGCCCCGTGGTGGACGGCGTCTTTGTTGCCGGTCTCCCGGGCAAACTTCTGCTGCGCGGGGAGTTCGATCATAGCGTCAGGATATTGAACGGTCATACTTTGAACGAAGCTCTCATGTACACGCCTCCATCCAGTTTTCAAGAACGGGGTTTACTCGCACTCATGGACGAGCATTTCTTTGACCTTTCGGAAGATATGAAAGAGACCATCGTAAATGTTCTATATCCACCCATTCTGGATGGGAAGTACGGGTACCTCGGCTGGGTCGAGCGAGTCTCTTCCGCCCTCTCAGACATATGCTTTCAGTGTAATTCATACCACTTGAATCACGCATACAGTAACAGCACTTACACCTACGTATTCTCCATCCCTCCCGCTATGCACTGGATGGATCATCCCTACTCATTCTACATTAAAGGTGGAAAGCCTTTAGTTGAGAATCCTCTCTTCCAAGTGACAAACGAGACGGTGGCCTTTATCCTGCAAGACTACGTTACAAGTTTTGTTCAAACGGGAAAGCCGACTTCTTCATTAGCCCCGGCCCTCGAGATATGCGGCCCGGAGAGCCGTGTGGTCAGTATAGGATCAAACAATATCACGCGGATGCGTGATCCAGCTTGCAATGCTCGGTGTGTTTACTGGCAAACTGCGTTTGCCTACAGTCGGGACGACTTGTGA
- a CDS encoding tyrosine-protein phosphatase (predicted protein), with product MESNKIPNYNPQEHLTTDIRTEIPAETVTTITSQAPFVTIPGLFNIRDLSSGNLRPGYAYRSGVLANISDEGKTSLRNLGISTIFDLRRPDERTKSPSPVIEGVETVWEPYIREPGPINPLDFKEEDQGVSGFLSMFMCIMEISTPIFRKVFLHIRDCPQRPFLFHCSAGKDRTGVLAALILLLADTPSDAIVHDFALSRVGIEPARKMLMAAFPTLSGAVTPENAGWLELMSARAPAMVAFLETVEQSFGGVMGYLTGVLGFSDEDVEIMRANLKGNLELTNVLLPVGV from the exons ATGGAATCCAACAAAATCCCCAACTACAACCCCCAAGAACACCTTACAACCGACATACGAACCGAAATCCCCGCCGAAACAGTCACCACCATAACATCGCAGGCCCCCTTCGTCACCATCCCGGGACTCTTCAACATCCGCGACCTCAGCAGCGGCAATCTGCGCCCGGGATATGCCTACCGCTCCGGCGTTCTAGCCAACATCTCAGACGAGGGCAAAACATCCCTCCGCAATCTAGGGATATCCACCATCTTCGACCTGCGCAGACCAGATGAACGGACTAAATCACCTAGCCCTGTCATCGAGGGCGTCGAGACCGTCTGGGAACCGTATATCCGCGAGCCGGGTCCGATCAATCCTCTAGActtcaaggaagaggatcagGGCGTCTCCGGGTTTCTGAGCATGTTTATGTGTATCATGGAGATCTCGACACCGATCTTTAGGAAGGTCTTTCTGCATATTAGGGATTGTCCGCAGAGAccgtttctttttcattgttCTG CCGGTAAAGACCGTACCGGCGTCCTAGCGGCTTTAATCCTCTTGCTAGCGGATACGCCCTCCGACGCCATTGTCCATGACTTCGCTCTTAGTCGCGTTGGAATCGAACCCGCTCGAAAAATGCTTATGGCGGCCTTTCCGACCCTCTCCGGCGCTGTGACTCCGGAGAATGCCGGGTGGCTGGAACTGATGAGCGCGCGGGCTCCTGCGATGGTTGCGTTCTTGGAGACGGTTGAGCAGTCTTTCGGGGGCGTGATGGGGTATTTGACGGGCGTGCTGGGGTTCTcggatgaggatgtggaaatTATGCGGGCGAATTTGAAGGGGAACTTGGAATTAACGAACGTTCTACTTCCAGTTGGTGTATGA
- a CDS encoding DUF3632 domain-containing protein (predicted protein) — protein MNTLDTLATDHGWVHGAVTKPFTAIVTLYMGQQLALELAVQEIVSVINEVYYGGDSDLDEYLRDIWSTIIHTSRKIPREKPHTPPDVPTALQIRLAALLLTLKRQPDPAPMPTTHLQSPVNARRDLSWRQLPLFEETVYEALKDEPGRRAKFTKIETEGWVNFMAFLALITKERIVGLEDIGVVVLREALEERHDSLPSTDGADDSKIDEATRLNVFVAAAAIWAVIMGEELWERMGQEDECPVAALGNVDCSTSIPEPA, from the exons ATGAACACCCTCGACACCCTAGCAACGGACCACGGCTGGGTCCATGGCGCCGTGACCAAACCCTTCACGGCCATCGTCACCCTCTACATGGGCCAGCAATTGGCGCTCGAACTTGCCGTACAGGAGATAGTCAGTGTCATCAATGAGGTATATTACGGGGGTGATAGTGATCTCG ACGAATATCTTAGAGATATATGGAGCACAATAATTCACACATCTCGGAAAATCCCTCGAGAAAAGCCGCACACGCCCCCGGATGTCCCGACAGCTCTCCAGATTCGTCTCGCTGCCCTTCTCCTGACGCTCAAACGCCAGCCGGACCCGGCGCCGATGCCTACAACTCATCTGCAATCGCCTGTTAATGCTCGTCGGGATCTGTCCTGGAGACAGCTGCCGCTGTTCGAAGAGACGGTTTATGAGGCGCTGAAGGATGAGCCCGGGCGACGGGCAAAGTTTACCAAGATCGAGACCGAAGGGTGGGTGAATTTCATGGCGTTTTTGGCGCTAATCACGAAAGAGCGAATCGTGGGGCTAGAAGATATCGGGGTTGTAGTCCTTCGGGAAGCATTGGAGGAGAGACAcgattctcttccttcgacGGACGGGGCGGATGATAGCAAGATCGATGAGGCAACGCGGTTGAATGTGTTTGTAGCTGCGGCGGCTATTTGGGCGGTTATTATGGGAGAGGAGCTGTGGGAGCGAATGGGGCAAGAGGATGAGTGTCCAGTGG CGGCGTTGGGAAATGTGGATTGCTCGACTTCAATTCCTGAGCCTGCGTGA